In Paenibacillus sp. G2S3, a single window of DNA contains:
- a CDS encoding DsrE/DsrF/DrsH-like family protein, with the protein MSKKINLLMFSGEYDKAMAGLILANAARDIDVEVTMFFSFWGLFLVRDPEKMTLEDKSIYEKLMDVITPKGPGQLPLSHLNFNGLGRMMLEEMMEEQGAPKLIHFLKGARKKNIKFYACKLSVEIMGFKTEELLPEVEIIDAAAYLKDALESDVQLFI; encoded by the coding sequence GTGAGTAAAAAAATAAATCTTCTGATGTTCAGCGGAGAATACGACAAAGCCATGGCTGGACTGATCCTAGCGAATGCCGCGAGAGATATTGATGTAGAGGTTACGATGTTTTTCTCTTTCTGGGGTTTGTTTCTGGTGCGTGATCCGGAGAAAATGACACTTGAGGATAAGAGTATTTATGAGAAGCTGATGGATGTCATTACGCCAAAGGGCCCTGGGCAACTGCCACTCTCCCATTTGAATTTCAACGGGCTGGGCCGGATGATGCTAGAGGAGATGATGGAGGAGCAAGGCGCGCCGAAGCTGATTCATTTTCTAAAAGGGGCTCGTAAAAAAAATATCAAGTTCTATGCCTGCAAGCTCTCTGTCGAGATCATGGGCTTTAAAACAGAGGAGCTGCTGCCAGAGGTTGAGATTATCGATGCTGCGGCATATTTAAAAGATGCACTAGAAAGCGATGTTCAATTATTTATTTAA